The sequence CAAGCCAGCCCGTGCGGGCAGGGGTGTGTGCTGCCTAGGGCCTGGGGCCAGAGGTGGTGCACTGGCCCACGCTGGATGCTGCTCCCACACTGGACCAGGGATAAGGGCAGTGTGCCAGTGCTGGGACAGGGTGGACACAGCACCAATCCTGTGCTCCAGATTTGGCTCATGAAGGGGACAACCGGGGCTGGACGCATGGGTTGGGAGCGGGGATCAGCTTGCCTGTCACCAGGTACGTGTCCCTAAGCATGGGACAGTCTGCCGGTCCCCACATCTGGTGTGGGGAACAGAGACAGTCTGGCCTGTGCCCAGTGCCAAGGACACAGAGCGTGTCGGTGGCCCGCCCTCTCCCAGGCCATCTCCCGGGCAGACTGAGGGGCCCTGATTAAGTTGAGGCAGTTGGCTGCCATGGACCCCTGACCGTTGTGCCCCACCACCTCGCCACGGTACCCCAGAGGGTCAGCTCTCTCTGCGCCCAGGTGCAGGTGCACATGTGTGGCCTGCGGGCAGTAGTGTCAGGCTGTGTGCACCTTGTGAGGGCAGGGTCCCCCACCAGCCCACCTGTGATGTCTGTGCCCGCAGCTGCTCCAGGGCTGTGGGAACAAGCATCTGCTCTATGAGGATGGTCCCGGCTGCCACACCCCGCTCTCGCAGGTCGGCCTCAGCTTTTGCCTGCAGCTGACCGTTGAGGGAGTGCCCTGGGGACCCGGACGAGCCCTGCCAAGGTGCTGGCTTCAGGCTCTGAGGCCACCTGCTCTCAGGGACCAGCACGGACATCCACGTGGATCTGCAGCTGGGCCGGCGGAGCTCCCTCGGAGGCCGTCCCTCCTCCCTCGTGCTGCTCCCCATGGTGAACCGACACGAGGCTCTGGGTCCCTGACGCCCCCACTCCCACATGGCTCTGTCCGTTACAGCTGGGATGCCCAGTGGCCGCTTCCTGGAGAACTTGGACCAACTCTCCACCAAGAACGGAGGGAGGataggggaagggggtgggagaccCACCATATGGCGTGGGACTGCACTTCCCGACCTGCCCTGTCCCTCAGGCAGCCCTCCTGTTCAGAGGGAAGGAGACCACCAGCTCCCGATCGCAGACGCACTTGTCCCAGCATGGGATTTTAATTCCTCAGGCAGACTTGGCACAGGTGCGCGGCCTCGCCCAAATCTTGGCAGTGGTACCATCTCACCTCATTCTCAAGAAACCCCCAAAGACCCCGGGGGGACGTGTCAACCAAGGGGCTGAGGCCCCAGGCGGAGAGGCAGCCTGTTGGACAGATGGGCCCAGGCCGGTGGCCTTCAACCCACGCACCCTCGGCCCCAGTCCTTCTGGCTGGTCAGAGGGAAGATGCGGGGTCCTGTTCTGCACCCCGCCCCCTCTCTTCTTGGCTGAGGAAAGGCTCGTGGCGGAGACCCACTGAAGTTGCCGCAGGGCTGGAGGAGCCATGGGCTGAGGAGCTGAGTGCACCTGGATTCAGCCATGCCTGACCTCGTCTGTATGACACATGAAGTTGCTTTCTGGTCTGTAACTGAGAGTCCCAGGGAACCCACGGGGGACCGTGCCTCAGGCTCCCCGCCTGGCTACCCTGCCCATTTCTGCCTTCTCCGGAGAGCGTCCACCACACCCTGGCCCCACCCTGGGGTGTCCTGGGGAAGGTACAGGTGCAGGTGTCAGCCCAGACAGGCAGGCGCAGATGTGGCTGAGTGGGAGGCCACGAGGAAGCTGCAGGCCAGGGAGGGTtagggtgggggggggctcagGCTAGAGGCGGACCATCCTCAACTTGGGGCCAATGAACTCAGACTTTCCTTGGAGCCTGTGAGCCGGGCTGCcaggtggggagtgggtgggaggaaggggaccaGCAGGCCCTGAGGGTGGGGGCTGGCTGCAGCCGGCTGGGGGTACCCACAGAGGgaggccagatcccaggacccaggagacAGCCCCGCAGCCCAGGTTGTTCAGGTGCAGGGCTCACGACCCACGACAGCGCCAGGGTGAGGGCCCTGGTGGGGATGGAGGACCCAGCCGCGTCCCACGGGGTTCCTGTGGCTTTGGGGCCGGTGCCTAGCATCTTCAAAAACTCTCCTAGGAAACTCTTGGAGCAGAACTTGCCGCCTCTGGGGCTGACCTTTGTATCcgtccagctgagcagggaaaggagactTTGTGCCCTGCAGGGAGTGGGGGCACATGGCTGGGGTTACCCTCACCCTGGTGGTTCACCTGCTCCGCACCCCTGGGGGAGTCTGGGCGGCGCCTacctgggagcagggggaggcgaGTGTGTGCTGGCCACAGCTCAGCCTccaggggtggggcccagggTCCCGCCCGGGCTTTGACCTCAACTGTCACACAGCCCTTGGAGAAGGAGAAGTCCAGCTTGTTCCCCTGGTAAGAGAGGCCACAGATGCACACTCCAGACACCCCAGCCAGACATATGGGGTCGAAGGTCACGCCAGCGCTGGTGATCCTGGGGGGAGGGAAGCTGTTCATGAGAGCGGGcggggtggcggggcggggggggggggggggactgctCTGGGCCAGACATGCACTCACCTGAACCCTGTGAATCCAAAGAGGGCCGCTTGCAGGAAGCCCCCCATGCCTGTCAGGAAGTTCACGGCGCCCGACCCGTCTGCATTCTCCGTCCACACCTGCACGTGCCAAGGCAGTTCGTGGCCGGACTCCCAGGATATGGGCCCCCGggagctgctgcccctgcttcCAAGGGTCAGGCATGTGTCCCCAGGAACCTGCCCCTGCTGTgctcccactcctgccccccaGGGCCACAGCGGGAGGCGGGTGTGTAGCTCCCCGCACCAGGCACACAAGCACGTGAGCTGACATGGAGACCCAGCTACCTTGAAGGGCTCAGCTATGTGGGCAAAGCATCTTTCCAGGAGGTCCCGCGCCCGCCAGGGGTCCTTCAGCTCCATCCAGCCCACGGCAAACATGCTCtggggtcagaggtcagaggaCATGCTGGGGCAAAGCACATAGGGAGGGGAGACGGAGGCtagtgggggagggctggggtggctgtgaggaccacccccccacacccctgccgtTTCCTTACCCAGGTCATGGCAGGGCCTCTTGGAGATGTCACAGCCTCATAAATCTCCAGGTTCTTCCTGCGAATGTGAGGACTCAGGTGGAAAGGGACGGGGTAACCCAGGAGCACGACGTCAGCCTGTTTCACCTCCTCTCCTGGGGAGGGACGGGTGCTGCCGACGCgggtgggagcaggaagggggGCTGCTCCCTCAGGTAGGGGACGGCCAGGGCGGACACAGATCCCGTGGGAGGCGTGAAGGGGCGCTGAGGTAGCTCCCAGTGCACTCACCAGGCTGGTACCCGTCAAACTCAGGGTGGAAGTTCTGCCTCGGGTCAAAGGGCACCTTGATCTTATCGGCCACCACCAGCCACTCGCTGGGGACAGGCTGACCCAGGTCCTGGGCCAGGGCAGCAGCAAAGCgcaggctggggcagaggcagggagagggtaTGGCCTGAGCCCTCCCAGCTGGGCCTCTGCGTGGTGGAGCTTTGGCCAGGGGTTTTGGTCTGACCTGTTCTGGACCAGCACGTTGGTGTACACGGAGTTGTTGACTCCTGAATGGTATTCGTCGGGAGGCATGACTCCTGGGCACACAAGTGCAGGATGGTGCTTAAGTGAAGGGTCCTAGGGACCTGCCCCTGATGCCAGTAGCCAGTGTGGGCCTGACCACATCAGGTGATGGAGATCCCGGCTGAACCGAGGACCACACCTGCCCCACCTACTCTCCCTGCCACAGCTGTCCGTGCCTCACCCTCCCCGGGACCAAGCCCCTCCCCACGATTATCCCTCCCTTCTCGCGCCCTCACCCTTCAGGTGGTACGTTCCCTCCTCAGGGCTCCACTCCACACGGCTGCACCAAAACTCAGCCACAGCCCTGACCACATCCCAGCCACCAGCCTCCCGGAAGAGCTGCATGTCCTGGGGGAACAGGAGAGCTGGGACAAGGACCACGCCACCAGTGACCAGTCTGCATCGGTTACTGCATTTCTTGCCAGTGCCTACCCTCCTGAGTGCCCAGAAGTGAGGGTCCGGCCCCAGATGACAAGTCATGGTGGGGGTAGCGGAGCACGGCCCCGCTGGATGGGCGCGTGGTCCTACCTGGTGGGCATGGCATCCCCTCACCTGGGTGGCATGGTAGTACAGCTCGAAGGCCAATGCTACGGCTCCATTGATGTGAATCTCCTGCGTCCCATAAATGTCCTCAGGGCAGACCTCCAGACCAGAACCCGCACTCTCCCAGGCAAACTTGGCTCCCTGAGAGGTTGGGGGCATGGAGCAGACCTGACTCTTCTAGGGCCTTGGCGCACAGGGACGGCCCACCCACTTCCCGGTGCTCTCCCCACCCACAGAGGAGCCTGAGGCGATGGGTGCAGGCCTAGGAGGGATGTGGGGACATCAGGTCCTTCAGGGGCTCCATAGGGTGGGTGCCTGGGCCCCCTCACCTGGTAACCCAGCTTCCGGGCATTGTCTAGGGCCCCGCCCAGGGTCCGGACACGGTACTCCAGGAGGGCCCTGGCGGCCTCTGGGTGGAACATCAGGATGTTTGGGAACATCCAGAGATCCTGACAGCGAGTGAGGAAGGGCCCCAGGTTCAGAGCTCTCACACCCCTTCTGTATCTCCCCTGCCCACATGCTGCCTTGGCCAGAGCCAGCGCTGCTCACGCCGCCTCCCTGAGAGCTCCTGTCTCCGTCCAGCTTCTTCCTGTGCTGCCCACCCTGGGTCCACCCTGGGGCCCCCgcacctgccccccccacccatgTCCCAGCCTCCAGACTAGGTGTTCCTCAGCTTTGGTCCTCAGCAGGCACCTGGGGCCCCCCGGGAGCTCAGGCCAGAAGCTGCGTGGGTGGCACCACGGCCCACTAGCTGCCTGACCTGGAGTGAGTGACTCAGCCTCACCAGGGTGGGCCACAGCACTGGCCTCTTGAGGTGTCTGAGGAGCAGGGGCAGCAGCTCGGACCCTCCCACGCTCAATGGACACCGAGCCCCAGGCTCTCCCGGCTCCCACTCCTGTCTGAGCCCCgaccctcctctgccccctcagCAGCCACGAGGGCCCTCCCAGAGTACACCTTTGGCAGCGTCTCTCCAGTTCAAGTCTCCGTGGCCCTCACAGCCCCTGCAAcggctcttcctccttctgcccctgcagaTGCCCCGCACCCCCTCAGCTCTGCTGTTTGTACCCTCTGACCCCTTTGCCTGAATCACTCTTTTCCACCAAATGCCCATATATTCTTTGGTTGAGattccacctcctccaggaagctttcccttCTGCCATGGCCTCTGTGCTTCCTCAGTTCACAGCCCCATCCCAGGGAGGGCAGAGATAGCAGCTTGCCTGTGCCCTTAGCACCGTCTGTGCCCGTGTACCGCCCCGTCTGTGGCTGCTGTGTGCCGGGGGTGGACTGGTGCGTACCTGGTCCCAGAAGACGTGGCCCCAGTAGCATTCCTCTCGGCTCCCGTTGGACAGGCCCCCAGGGCTGAGGCCGTGGCAGGTGTATCCTGGGGCCCCGGGCTGGGGCAGTGCACTGAGCAGGTAATAGAGGGCACCACGCAAGGCCTGGCGCAGGGCTAGGGGCCCTAGCACATCCAGGCCACAGCCAGCCCAGAGCTGGGCCCAGGCCTGGGCATGGGCGGGGTACAGAGCGCCTCCTGCCTGCAGCCGCAGGGCCTCGGTAAGGCAGGCTCGGGCCTCAGCCTGGCTGCCCCCCACCACGGTCAGGAACTCCCAGGTCcggtcttgctctctctccccaagcGTCAGGGCTGGGGGCACTGGTGTCCACAGCATGTGTACCTCCTGCTGGGAACCCCCAGGTTGCTCCGGGGTTAGCGTGCGGCCATAAAGATACCTGCGAGAGTGTGGCCATGTCTAAGGGACCAGCTCCCTCCTTGGTCTACCTGGCCAGCCGTGACCCGCTCCTCACCGGGCTCCTTGGAAGTCAGGACCCAGATGCAGGTCCAGGTCTGGGCTTTTTGGGGAGAAGGTGGACCGTAGCAGCACCGTGACAGGGCCGTCCCCCACGGCCACACGGGAGATGGACACACTGAACGCCATGACGTGAGGCAGCGCGCGGTGGGCGTAGATGCGCTGGGAGGCCCGGAAGCTGGGGCTCTCTAGGGTGTGCAGAAAGGAGCCTGGGAACGGGCGGCGGGGGGTGTGGTCAGGGCAACCTGCATGCCCCACTGAGGGCCAGTGAGGACGGTTACAAAGCCACTCGCCCCTCAGGGAGGCGGAGCCGCCCTCTGAGCGCCAGTCGCCCTGTCTGGAGAGCTCCAGCGGCACAGACAACAGAGGACGCCAAGCTTGCCCGGGTTCGGGAGGCCTGCAGGGCTGAAGCCCTCCTCTTCTCTGTGAGGCGGGCATCCTGAGTTGGAAGGTGGCAGGGTGGGGCTGCCATCCCGTCAATGGCTCAGGGGGGGCACAGGGTGGTGCTGGTTACCTGTGTTAGTGTCCAGGACAAAGGTCTCTGTCAGCTGATCTCCTGTGTCTCCAGGGACCTCCAGCTGGACATTGAGGGGACTTGGCAGAACGGCCCGGTGTGTGTCCCCGCTAGCCCCATTGTACACGCCACTTACATGCAGTGTGTCATGATACACACGTGTGCCCAGGTATGTGTTGGTCATGGTGGCCAAGAGCCGGGGGTCGCTGGGCAGAGAACGGGCAGTGAATATGGTGGGGTCCTCACTGGCATCCTCCATGGAAAGCCTTGCTCAGCAGAGGGGCCTGTTAAAGGGGGAGTCAGGGGCTTCCACAACTGGCTGGGCCTCCCTCTTCTGACTGTAAAGTCCCaagcccccttcctcccaccccacagcTTGGCTGATGCCTGGGACAGCTGGTGGGGAGGGTGTGGGCCTCCTGGGCAGCTCGGTCTTCCACAGACTCCACTTTTGAGCCCCCCAGGAAACACTTTCCACCCTAAGAGATGCTCAACCCCTGACAATGATCTCCAGACACCCAGCTGGGTCCCCAAACTCCCACCTTCCAGCTCTTTCCAAGCCACACCCCCAGGAGCCCCGACCTGTCAGTGGGGAGTGAGGAGGCCTCCGTCTTCCAAAGGGTGGTCCTCAGGAAGGCgggcttgggagagggggtgTCTGTGCCGCAGCGCGGTCCCGGACTGtcggggcggtgggggcgggggtggggtgggggcggaggccAGCGGCCTTGGGACGTGGCAGGAGCCGGGGCTCcgggaggcaggctggggagggtCTCTGGGGCTCACCGCGGCCCTGTGTGTCCCCAGGCTCCAGCCCGCTCCGCGGCGCCCCTCCACGGCCAAAGGACACTCAGCTCGCCGTCGCCCCGTCGCCGGAAGGCCTTGCGGTCCCGCCCTCAGGGCCGCGCAGGGCGGGACAGCCGGGCCCCCACCCCGGGGCGGGGCAGCTGGCGGGCGACAGGCCGCGCTAGTCCGTGCACAGACCCGGTGCTGCCGCTGCGCGGGTGGCGCTCGCGGGAAAGTGCGCGGGAGGCACAGGTTGAACTCAGACCCCAAGGAGGTGTCCAGGGCGGGTACGAGAGGGGCAGGGCCTTTGGTCGGCGCTTGCCCCGCTCCCGCGTCGGTTTCCTCCGTCTCTCCGCGAGCTTCCGTGTCTCCCCTTCGGAGGGGTGGTGACGCGGTCCTCCAGGAGCCGTCCCTCCCTTGGCTCTGGCCCCACCCTCTGACTCTCCCGGGCCTCTGCTCTCAGACTTGGTTCCCCACCTGCCCATGCGGTCACTCCAGCGCTGGGCCCTGGGCGCACGCCTTGCCGCTCTGCCCTGCCTGTGCTTTGACCACCGGGCTCAGCCAGAGACACTCCGAGTCAACATACCTCTTGGAACCAGCTCTACTTGCCACCTCCCCCAGTACGGGTGTAGGAAACGGCGGGGGACCAGCTGCTCAGGCCCCTGCTGGGCCCACACTCACTTCCACCCAGCGAGTCCCGAGTCCGTGGTTCTGCGCCGGCCAGGGCTTGCCGGCTCTCCCCATTGCCCACTGCAACCTCTGAGAACAAGTCGTCCTCTTGGGTAAACACAGCCCTCACCAtgtgcttctcctctgccctctaTGGTCCTTGGTAACACTGGGCCACAGCCACCCCGAGACTGACCCGGTGGGACTGTGTCTTCGGCTCAGAAGCCTGCAGTGGTGCCCACCTCACGGGGAGGAGCCAGCATCCCTGAACTTGCCCTGACCCCCTGCGCTAGTGTCCGGCGCCCCACTAGCTTCCCTGCTGCTTCTGCAACAGCCCCGGCATGGACTGAATGTGTGCCCCCAAATCCATCAGCGGAAATCTAATCCCCAGTGTGACCGTAtttggaagtggggcctttgggaggtaattaggtcaagAGCTGTCAGGAGTGGGATTAGCGACTTCACAGGAAAGGCCCAAGAGCTAGCTGGCTCCTTTTCTGCCATGTGACGAGACAGCAAGAGGACAGCCCTCTGCCACCAGGGAGAGGGCCCTCATCAGATGCCAGGATGACTGGCACCTTGGCCTTGGACGTCCCAGCCTCCAGCACGGCGAGAAATAAACCCTTCCCCAGTCCCCAGTGTGTGGTATTTTGTCTTGATAGAGGAGGGGCTAAGACCTTTGTACTTGGTTCTTGCTTTCCCTGGAGCAGGTTCCTTCAAGATGCTCTCAGGGCTTGGTGCTCACATCCCTCTGTTCTCCAATGCCCTGTCCTCCGTTAGACTTCCCCAGACCCCTGACCTTGTAACCCGAAAGCCTTGACTCCATTGTCTGCCTTTTGCACTACTTCATGTTCCCCCAAAGCACTGGTCGGCCCGTCTGTACATGTTTATTGTCTTTCTTCCTGTCAGGCTcggggatttttgtctgttttgtggaGTGAACGCTGGACTTGAGCTGATGGAGGGGACGTCCCCCCAGGAAGGGAAGGTGTTGACTCCGTGGTTCTCATCCACCCGGACTGAGGTCTGAGGAGCTGGTCGGGCCCGCCGTGTGCAGCAGAGACCCGAGCACCGGGGGGCTGAGTGCTGTGGCTCGGCTCCGGCATCACTCGGCTTCCTCTCCCGGGCGATGGGGAATAGAGCCCCCCTCATACAGGTGGGTTGGTGGCCAGAGAAAAGAGGTGAGCCCTTGTGAGGGTGCTTGACTATGTGCAACAGAAGCCGACAGAAGCAAATCCAAAGCGGAACATGTCACccgtgtgtggggtgggggtaggcgGCCTACCAACCCCGTGTCACCACAGCCCGCCCCCCGTCCCGGCGGCTGCTCCAGGCCTCGCCCTGGGCTCCATCCCCGAAGGCCTAGCCGTGAGCGGACACCTCTGCACTGGGACCACACAGCCCCAGCGACAGCGTCAAAGACCCGAATCCCTGGGGAGGAATGGCCACCTGCCCACGTTTGGTCAGGGTCAGCCCCCACATGGCCCCCGGGAGCAGGGCCAGAGTTGCACTGTGGGGCCCGAAgtgcgggtgggggtgggatcAGTGGTCTGTGCGGGACGCACCAGGTGCAGGCGGACCTGTGGCAGGCGCTCCAGGACTGGGGCGCTCAGTGCCATTGTTCTTGCTGGAGGCGTCGGCGGTGGGGGCGCGAGGGcccaggagaggcaggtgggtggggcagcggtgggggcttgggggaggaggggtcgCTGGCGTGGAGGACAGAGAGGTAACATGTGCCcaggctgtggggggaggggcatgtcCCAGGACCTGTCCCCGACCAGGTAAGGGACCACGTGCGTCCTCACCTCCCATCTGCCTGCCCCCAGCAACTCAGGCTCAAAAGAGCTGCCCAGAGCTGACAGCAGTGTCCTCTTGCCCTTGGGATGAGGAAGTCCACTCCGTAGGGCTGACTTGAGCCCTCCCCCGGCCTTCAGGAACTCAGAGGGCACTGCTGCGTCCTGCGGGAGGCCTGGGGTGACCGTCCAGGGCTGGGTGGGTGATGACCAGGCCTGGCTTTGCTGTCTTCACTGCCTGAAGCTCCTTCAGGGACTGCTCGCTCAGCTGCACGGAGGTCAGCCTGTGGCCGCGCGCACAGAGCACAggagggggtagggtggggaagTTGAGGCTAGGACTAGGGGGACCGTGacaggcgggggggagggggggcagtgATGGTGCTGTTGGCCCAGGCAGTGCTGAAGGGACACAGTGACAGGAGGTGGTTACTCAGGGGCGtcagaggctgggggaaggggcttgGGCCCAGAGCCTTTTGGGGAGCAAAGGGTGTTGGGATCACTGGCCCAGAGTTGCCATGGGCCCCAGATGACACCTGGACATTTCAGTCTGGTAGAGCGGCTGAGGCCAAGGGCTGGGCAGGGCTTTGGAGCACGGCTGTTCAGGGGCTTGGTTTGAGAGTggttgctgggggcggggggcggggggcaggaggGTTTCCCCTTCAGCATCCGGGAGAAGTCCCCAGGCACCCAGCCCAACCCATGGTTGAGAGGCTGAGTCCCCAGCACCTTTCCCGCCCCCGCCTCTACCTGAGGGTCTGTAGGCGGCATCCCGGGTGCTGGAGGACAGCACACAGATCGGTCACTGTGGGCTCTGATAGCTGGCAGTCACCGAGTTCCAGGGTCGTCAATGCTGGGCTCTGCCTGAGCACGCCGGTGAGGTACTGAAAGGCTTCCTGAAGGCCGGGCTGCCACACccttgggggaggaggagcctcAGGACGGCTGCAGACACCCCCCTCCCTGGCCCACAACCTGTCCCACCCGTGGCCTCTCCCAGGCCAGGTCTCACCGGAGCTTCTGCACCCGGCACTGCGGCCAGGCCAGGCCCTCACTCAGCACCCGCAGGCCTGCCTCGCTGAGCCGGTTGTGGAGAAGGCCTAGCTCCCTCAGGGCGGGGGCCTTCCTCAGGGCCTCGGAGAGGTCTCGGCAGATGGAGTCCGGCAGTCTGCAGTGGCACAGCCTGTGGGCAAGAGGCACGTAGGTCTGGCTTCAGGCCCCTTGGCTGCTTGGCTATAGCCCACTGCGCAAACTGGCCACtcctgtgtgggggtgggggtggggagggggaggttcAGTCCAGGACGGGCTGGCTCGGCCGGAGCAGAGATCTGTCCTTTGTCTCCGCATGTGTGCCTGGGGCGCCAGGGCCATCCGAGCGAGGGCCGGCCTGCACACCTCTCCCTTACGGCACAATTCTCTCCCAGCATCTGAAGAGCCCGTTTAGATCTTACTGCCATGTGTTTAATTGCGTCGCCGCCCGTTGAGTTTAGGGGGGCCGTGGTTTATGCAGTTAGCCAGTCCCCAGCAATCAAGCGGTTGGCTTGTTTCTACTTCGCTGCCTTTAGAAACAATGCTGTGATGAACCTTTTCATGCACTGAGTTTAGGTAGGCCAAGCTTGCTGATCACTGCCCTCTGTTTCTTCCCAGGTTGCTGGAGTACCCTCCCACCAGGCCAGCCATGTCACCATGCCCCACTACTAGCTGCCTGCTGAGGCAAGACCTACTGGCTCAGTTTCACAGGGGTGGAAACGAGCTCAGACAGACTGGCTTGCCCAAGGGCTCGGCGGCAGGCAGCCGGGACTCAAAGCCTGTGGCCCGAGTACTTCCCTCCGCTGCCTGGGAGAGTTCAGACGGGCTGCCCAGGAACCCCTCTTTCTAGTAGCTCCTCGCAGCCTTTCTTTGGAAGGAAAATACATTCTGTTCTTCCTTATCCCTCCCCCAGAATGCAAAGCTGCACCACGCTTTCCACTCAACCTGCGGCCAAAGCCTCCTTCCTCATGACCACCAAAGCTGGTGAGGGAGCCCCGATCCGCACCCCCCCTCCTTCCCCGTCCTGAGTGGGCACAGCCTGTTGACCCCATCCCGGGACACCAGAGTCCCCTTGGCCATTTCCAGCCAGGGCTACATCTCTGTCCCTGCCCAGACTATCCTGCTTTGCATCCCTtccaggggagggtgggggctcGGTCACTCACGTCAGGCTGTGCAGACCACAGTGTTGGTCAGTCATGGCCTCGAAGAGTGTACGTAGTGGAGAGGCCTGGGGTTTTCTCGCGGTGGCTTGTGAACTGGTGGGAGAGAGACCAAGGTGAAGACCGCCTGTCGCCTCCcagtccctccctccttcctgtggTCCTGAGGTGTCAGAGCTGCCTCTGTCCTTAGCCCCAAACTTAGCCGGGACCCCTCCACCCTCTTCACTCCAAACCCAGAGGGAAGCTGCTCCTCTGGGGCCTCACGCGCCTCCCTGCTGAAGTGGCCTCTGTGAGTCCGGCCTGTGCGTGTGGGGTGTCGCTGTCATTCCGAGATGGGTTGGTCATTGCACCTGCGGCGGgcgtccccagccccagcccctgccaacACCCCGACAGTCATTACGTCAATAGATGCTGAGCTCTGGGTTGAGTGCCGGGTTGGAGCTAAGACGATTTGCCCTGAAGGAGCTGAGGGTCTGGTGAGGGGGATAGACATGGGCAGAAGTCATGCATACAGTGGTCTATGGGGTACTTCTGGGGACAAAGGGGTCCCAGGCCAGCTGGGGGAGCCTGCCAGAGCACTGACGACAGGCAGCAAACAGTGTTCTGCGTGGAGGGAACAGCAGGTACAAAGCTCAGGGCACAGCTGGCATAGTGCATTCCAGAACTTATTAGAAAGCTGGACCACAGCCACATGGCCATGGTAAGAGGTTTGTCTCTG comes from Mustela erminea isolate mMusErm1 chromosome 9, mMusErm1.Pri, whole genome shotgun sequence and encodes:
- the PGGHG gene encoding protein-glucosylgalactosylhydroxylysine glucosidase isoform X4; this translates as MEDASEDPTIFTARSLPSDPRLLATMTNTYLGTRVYHDTLHVSGVYNGASGDTHRAVLPSPLNVQLEVPGDTGDQLTETFVLDTNTGSFLHTLESPSFRASQRIYAHRALPHVMAFSVSISRVAVGDGPVTVLLRSTFSPKSPDLDLHLGPDFQGARYLYGRTLTPEQPGGSQQEVHMLWTPVPPALTLGEREQDRTWEFLTVVGGSQAEARACLTEALRLQAGGALYPAHAQAWAQLWAGCGLDVLGPLALRQALRGALYYLLSALPQPGAPGYTCHGLSPGGLSNGSREECYWGHVFWDQDLWMFPNILMFHPEAARALLEYRVRTLGGALDNARKLGYQGAKFAWESAGSGLEVCPEDIYGTQEIHINGAVALAFELYYHATQDMQLFREAGGWDVVRAVAEFWCSRVEWSPEEGTYHLKGVMPPDEYHSGVNNSVYTNVLVQNSLRFAAALAQDLGQPVPSEWLVVADKIKVPFDPRQNFHPEFDGYQPGEEVKQADVVLLGYPVPFHLSPHIRRKNLEIYEAVTSPRGPAMTWSMFAVGWMELKDPWRARDLLERCFAHIAEPFKVWTENADGSGAVNFLTGMGGFLQAALFGFTGFRITSAGVTFDPICLAGVSGVCICGLSYQGNKLDFSFSKGCVTVEVKARAGPWAPPLEAELWPAHTRLPLLPGHKVSFPCSAGRIQRSAPEAASSAPRVS